A single region of the Chitinophaga niabensis genome encodes:
- a CDS encoding N-acetylmuramoyl-L-alanine amidase, with translation MKKRLGGILLLATMLMQQAWAQERSFIRLTQPGKQNNAVTATRQFLVGSTCKTCRVYVNDEVQKVYPTGAFAIEVELEEGSNEFEIKSVGPNGDSILRKVYFSYNIPQAPQPVTSANIAYIRTYPEGNLTVAPGDLIKFQVKAQPGGTVTVGNNFLLTELIGNTMPGIYQGTYTVQCNDPLINGRTIPVTLKTTETEVRRSTGNVFNFIDPQTQPLIGKTTGDAPFLKYGLGEDRLGGAKVGYLDTAIYLNITGKVDGDYRVKLSKTFSAYIPQEMVRLQPAGTFPPSSLTHSWRVWGDEKFDYVTVGLTQKLPYRSSQQLDPSRIVVDVFGATVNTNWIAQLESSKEIKNVYYEQVEDDILRVTIELKHKQSWGYQIYYNGSTLTVKVKRPPAQSGLGNLTIAVDAGHGGSNLGAQGPTGVYEKEIALAVANALQLSLRAEGARVLMTRLNDSYVENNYRILSYRDKDPDLLVSIHLNSSADPIRIKGTSTYYKHIGFRPLSQFIYKHMLELGLNEFGNVGSFNFALNSPTEYPNVLVETVFLSNPEDEMKILDPAFRQRMADKIVLGIKDFVATAGEENTL, from the coding sequence ATGAAGAAACGGTTAGGAGGAATCCTGTTATTGGCAACGATGCTGATGCAACAGGCATGGGCACAGGAAAGAAGCTTTATCAGGCTTACCCAGCCCGGCAAACAAAACAACGCGGTAACCGCCACACGCCAGTTCCTGGTAGGCAGCACCTGTAAAACATGCAGGGTGTATGTAAACGACGAAGTGCAAAAGGTGTATCCCACCGGTGCCTTTGCCATTGAAGTGGAGCTGGAAGAGGGAAGCAATGAATTTGAAATAAAATCTGTTGGCCCCAATGGCGATTCCATCCTTAGAAAAGTTTACTTCTCTTACAATATCCCACAGGCCCCGCAGCCTGTTACTTCCGCCAACATTGCTTACATCCGTACCTACCCGGAAGGCAATCTCACTGTGGCGCCCGGCGATCTCATCAAATTCCAGGTGAAAGCACAACCCGGCGGCACCGTAACTGTAGGCAACAATTTCCTTTTAACAGAACTGATCGGTAATACCATGCCCGGGATCTACCAGGGCACTTACACAGTACAGTGCAACGATCCGTTGATCAATGGACGCACCATTCCTGTTACCCTCAAAACAACGGAAACAGAAGTGCGCCGCAGCACCGGCAACGTTTTTAATTTCATAGATCCGCAAACGCAGCCACTTATCGGGAAAACCACCGGGGATGCACCTTTCCTGAAATACGGATTGGGAGAAGACCGCCTCGGCGGAGCCAAAGTAGGTTACCTGGATACGGCCATTTATCTCAATATCACCGGTAAAGTGGATGGCGATTACCGGGTTAAATTATCCAAAACCTTCTCTGCATATATCCCGCAGGAAATGGTGAGGCTCCAGCCTGCCGGTACTTTTCCGCCTTCCTCTTTAACCCATTCCTGGCGGGTGTGGGGAGATGAAAAGTTTGATTATGTGACCGTGGGCCTTACACAAAAACTGCCTTACCGCAGCAGTCAGCAGTTAGACCCTTCCCGCATAGTGGTAGATGTTTTTGGCGCCACCGTTAATACCAACTGGATCGCACAGCTCGAAAGCTCAAAAGAGATAAAGAATGTGTATTACGAACAGGTGGAAGATGATATCCTGCGCGTGACCATTGAATTGAAACACAAACAATCCTGGGGTTACCAGATCTATTATAACGGCAGTACCTTAACGGTAAAGGTTAAACGGCCACCTGCTCAATCCGGCCTGGGGAACCTTACCATCGCAGTGGATGCAGGCCATGGTGGCAGCAATCTTGGCGCCCAGGGCCCAACAGGCGTTTATGAAAAGGAAATAGCCCTGGCGGTGGCCAATGCTTTGCAGCTATCCCTGAGAGCGGAAGGAGCAAGGGTACTCATGACCAGGCTGAACGATTCTTACGTGGAAAACAACTACCGCATCCTTTCTTACCGGGATAAAGATCCGGACCTGCTGGTGAGCATTCACCTGAATTCTTCCGCAGATCCTATCCGCATCAAGGGTACCAGCACTTATTACAAACACATCGGGTTCCGCCCCCTCAGCCAGTTCATCTATAAACACATGCTGGAACTGGGTTTGAACGAATTCGGGAATGTGGGCAGCTTCAACTTTGCACTGAACAGCCCTACAGAATATCCCAATGTACTGGTGGAAACCGTGTTCCTCAGCAACCCGGAAGACGAAATGAAGATCCTGGACCCTGCTTTCCGCCAAAGGATGGCAGACAAGATCGTACTGGGGATCAAGGATTTTGTAGCCACAGCCGGGGAAGAGAACACCTTATGA
- a CDS encoding carboxymuconolactone decarboxylase family protein → MSELVKEFDEYRAKMNEVILGKQNLVINRLFNLDTNTYAEGALSTKTKEMLGLVASMVLRCDDCIKYHLGKCHEQGISTTEIYEIFAVANIVGGTIVIPHTRRAAEYWEELVNS, encoded by the coding sequence ATGAGCGAGCTAGTGAAGGAATTTGACGAGTACAGGGCCAAAATGAATGAGGTGATCCTGGGAAAGCAGAACCTGGTGATCAACCGGCTCTTTAACCTGGATACCAATACCTATGCGGAAGGCGCCCTCAGCACCAAAACCAAGGAAATGCTGGGCCTGGTGGCTTCTATGGTACTCCGTTGCGACGATTGTATCAAATATCATCTCGGTAAATGTCATGAGCAAGGCATTTCTACCACAGAGATCTATGAGATCTTTGCTGTAGCCAATATCGTAGGCGGTACCATCGTTATTCCACATACACGCCGCGCAGCAGAATATTGGGAAGAGCTCGTGAATTCGTAA
- a CDS encoding glycosyltransferase, translating into MNALLIVTLGLAFLYGILMLSYCYGWARLHTFYPSRHAYTFNTKVTVVIPARDEENNLPPLLEALQQQSYPANLFEVIVVDDFSEDTTADVVRYFPAENVRLVRMSDHLDKTQRLNSYKKKAIELAIKEATGHLIVTTDADCVMGPKWLETMVKFYETYRPRFIAAPVAYHEEDNFFKRLQSLDFMTMQGITGAVAYLQTGTMCNGANLAYEKSAFEEVGGFMGIDMIASGDDMLLMYKIYHAYPDGVRYLKSRDAIVRTLPVATVNGFMNQRIRWSSKADKYEDKRVTRTLVLVYIWNVMLVLMGVVTIFNHELLYWFAGVLIYKVVIETIFLVPVAGFFQKLSQLAWFIPGQPFHIIYVVVAGWLGKFGSYEWKGRQVK; encoded by the coding sequence ATGAATGCTTTATTGATCGTCACCCTTGGCCTCGCTTTTTTATACGGAATCCTCATGCTGTCCTATTGTTACGGCTGGGCGCGTCTGCACACGTTTTATCCTTCCAGGCATGCTTATACTTTTAATACAAAAGTAACCGTGGTCATTCCTGCACGCGATGAAGAGAACAACCTGCCGCCCTTGCTGGAAGCCCTGCAGCAGCAAAGCTATCCGGCTAACCTGTTTGAAGTGATAGTAGTGGATGATTTTTCGGAAGATACCACTGCGGATGTAGTGCGGTACTTTCCGGCAGAGAATGTCCGGCTGGTGCGCATGAGCGATCACCTGGACAAAACACAACGGCTGAATTCCTATAAGAAGAAAGCGATAGAACTGGCGATCAAAGAAGCTACCGGCCATCTGATCGTAACAACCGATGCGGATTGTGTGATGGGGCCCAAGTGGCTGGAAACCATGGTGAAGTTCTATGAAACTTACCGCCCGCGTTTTATTGCTGCACCGGTGGCTTATCATGAAGAGGATAATTTCTTCAAGCGGTTACAGTCGCTGGACTTTATGACCATGCAGGGGATTACCGGAGCAGTGGCATATCTGCAAACAGGAACCATGTGTAATGGTGCTAACCTTGCGTATGAGAAAAGTGCCTTTGAGGAAGTAGGTGGTTTTATGGGAATAGATATGATCGCTTCAGGAGATGATATGCTGCTGATGTACAAGATCTATCATGCTTACCCGGATGGTGTGCGTTATCTGAAAAGCCGGGATGCCATTGTGCGCACCCTGCCCGTGGCAACCGTGAATGGCTTTATGAATCAGCGGATACGCTGGTCTTCCAAAGCAGATAAGTATGAGGATAAACGTGTAACGCGCACGCTGGTACTCGTATATATCTGGAATGTGATGCTGGTGCTGATGGGGGTGGTTACCATCTTCAATCATGAACTGCTGTATTGGTTTGCAGGTGTGCTGATCTATAAAGTAGTGATCGAAACTATCTTCCTGGTGCCGGTGGCCGGTTTCTTTCAAAAGCTTTCCCAGCTGGCCTGGTTTATTCCCGGGCAGCCATTTCATATTATCTATGTGGTAGTGGCAGGTTGGTTAGGTAAATTCGGATCGTATGAATGGAAGGGGCGCCAGGTGAAGTAG
- a CDS encoding LysE family translocator, producing the protein MIASIIAGLGLGMFLSVSVGPVIFAIIKYSISNGFRAGISFALGVSGSDIMFVLLGNLATSFISNLGTYTKTIGVSGGILLIMMGIYGLLFKKVKITTGDERPEMFSTRDYAKIWLGGFLMNTLNPGVIIFWLGVCVANAPTTVGHRVTMYAVCLAFVLAADILKVFVSDKIRHKLTLTNVIWLNRVAGVCMIVFGLVLLYKVLLGTGQLTH; encoded by the coding sequence ATGATTGCCTCTATCATTGCCGGATTAGGTTTGGGAATGTTTTTATCTGTATCGGTAGGGCCTGTTATTTTTGCTATCATCAAGTATAGCATCAGTAATGGATTCAGGGCTGGTATCAGTTTTGCGCTGGGTGTGTCCGGGAGTGATATCATGTTTGTATTGCTGGGTAATCTTGCCACATCTTTCATCAGCAACCTGGGTACCTACACTAAAACCATTGGTGTAAGTGGTGGTATCCTGCTGATCATGATGGGGATCTATGGATTGCTGTTCAAAAAAGTAAAGATCACTACGGGAGATGAACGTCCTGAAATGTTCAGTACGCGTGATTATGCAAAGATCTGGCTGGGTGGTTTCCTGATGAATACCCTCAATCCCGGCGTGATCATTTTCTGGCTGGGGGTTTGTGTGGCGAATGCGCCTACCACTGTTGGCCACCGTGTTACGATGTATGCTGTTTGCCTGGCTTTTGTACTGGCGGCAGATATCCTCAAAGTGTTCGTGTCTGATAAGATCAGGCATAAACTAACCTTAACCAATGTGATCTGGCTGAACCGTGTAGCGGGTGTATGTATGATCGTCTTTGGCCTGGTGCTGCTGTATAAGGTGCTGTTGGGCACAGGGCAGCTGACCCATTAA
- a CDS encoding terpene synthase family protein, with protein MSTLQFPQIYCPFPSMLNPFATEAEKHTAEWVSRFELVKSEKAREKFRRAKFAMLSSRAFPTAGRYELCIASEFNTWLFLLDDKNDESMFGKMDYLQMVHSFVTQILQNNHVVAPEEGMPLANSFADLWKRMRRTSNAAWQKRFVKSMIDYLDACLWEVENRIQHRAPSVADYIEKRPYTGALFADIELIEVLENIYLPDEVRLHDTVQQLALACNNVVCWANDLFSFEKERRQGDVHNLVVVLKEERGLDLEEAVMETARMHDEEVRRFIALTETVPSFGEETDDELRRYIGVLKAWMRANLDWSFQDTARYKMNITETASGNWVISRL; from the coding sequence ATGTCAACGCTCCAATTTCCGCAGATTTACTGCCCGTTCCCTTCTATGCTCAACCCTTTCGCTACTGAAGCCGAAAAACATACGGCAGAATGGGTTAGCCGCTTTGAATTAGTAAAATCAGAAAAAGCCCGGGAAAAATTCCGCCGGGCAAAGTTTGCCATGTTGTCTTCCAGGGCATTCCCCACTGCAGGGCGTTATGAACTCTGCATTGCCTCTGAATTCAACACCTGGCTTTTCCTGCTGGACGACAAGAACGATGAATCCATGTTCGGAAAAATGGATTACCTCCAGATGGTGCATTCATTCGTTACCCAGATCCTGCAGAACAATCATGTAGTGGCTCCCGAGGAAGGCATGCCGCTGGCTAACAGTTTTGCCGATCTATGGAAACGTATGCGCAGGACCAGTAATGCTGCCTGGCAAAAACGTTTCGTAAAAAGTATGATCGATTACCTGGATGCATGTTTATGGGAAGTGGAGAACCGCATTCAACACCGCGCGCCTTCTGTTGCGGATTACATTGAAAAGAGACCCTATACCGGGGCCCTCTTTGCAGACATTGAACTGATAGAAGTACTGGAAAACATCTATCTGCCGGATGAAGTTCGTTTACACGACACCGTTCAGCAACTGGCCCTTGCCTGTAACAATGTGGTTTGCTGGGCTAACGACCTGTTCTCATTTGAAAAAGAACGCCGCCAGGGCGATGTGCACAACCTGGTTGTGGTATTAAAAGAAGAAAGAGGACTGGACCTCGAAGAGGCTGTAATGGAAACAGCCCGCATGCATGATGAAGAAGTACGCCGCTTTATTGCATTAACTGAAACAGTACCATCCTTTGGTGAAGAAACGGATGATGAGCTCAGGCGTTACATCGGCGTGCTGAAAGCCTGGATGAGAGCAAATCTGGACTGGAGCTTTCAAGATACTGCCCGTTATAAGATGAATATAACGGAAACGGCTAGCGGAAACTGGGTGATCTCCAGATTATAG
- a CDS encoding GH3 family domain-containing protein → MAIIGNLISRSLRIRKQFTFKLGTPRQYQLQVLRRLVEKAKHTQFGEHYGYEQILNSPNWVSQFRQKVPVHNYNKMHSEWWYKCQEGVANVSWPEKIKYFALSSGTSESASKHIPVTKDMLRTVKKVGVKQLYSMVNFNVPPKSFEKGILMLGGTTSLFEKGDYYEGDMSGIQAKNIPKWFRRFYKPGGNISKKPNWEQRIKLIVRKAPQWDVGTVCGVPAWVQIVLEEIIRYHNVKNIHEIWPNLAIYIHGGVSFEPYRESFQKLLGKPINFIETYMASEGSFGFQARPGVKGIKLVLNAGIFYEFIPFNEENFDADGEVKPNPKSYMIHEVVEDVEYAVMLSTCAGAWRYLIGDVVKFTSVKEHEITIVGRTKQFLSLAGEHMSIDNMNKAIDIVQKKLGINIREFTVAGLPYENLFAHRWYIGTDAVDVDANKVREIIDQTICEVNDDYAVERTSALKEIFVEILPTQVFLDYLRCKGKEGAMNKFPRVLKGEKLKDWEQFLTTKVAVKA, encoded by the coding sequence ATGGCCATTATTGGTAATCTAATTTCCAGATCCCTGCGTATAAGAAAGCAGTTTACGTTCAAACTAGGGACGCCACGTCAATACCAGTTGCAGGTGTTACGGCGGTTAGTGGAAAAAGCCAAACATACACAGTTCGGTGAACATTACGGTTATGAGCAGATCCTCAACAGCCCTAACTGGGTGAGCCAGTTCCGGCAGAAGGTACCTGTGCATAACTATAACAAGATGCATAGTGAGTGGTGGTACAAATGCCAGGAAGGGGTGGCCAACGTAAGCTGGCCTGAAAAGATCAAGTATTTTGCCCTGAGCTCCGGTACTTCTGAATCTGCCAGCAAGCATATCCCGGTTACAAAGGACATGCTGCGGACAGTGAAAAAAGTGGGCGTAAAGCAGCTGTACTCCATGGTGAACTTCAATGTTCCGCCTAAATCCTTTGAAAAAGGGATCCTGATGCTGGGGGGGACTACTTCCCTGTTCGAGAAAGGGGATTATTATGAAGGAGATATGAGCGGTATCCAGGCTAAAAATATCCCCAAATGGTTCCGCCGTTTTTACAAACCTGGAGGGAACATTTCCAAAAAACCTAATTGGGAGCAACGGATAAAACTGATCGTACGCAAAGCCCCGCAGTGGGATGTGGGTACGGTTTGCGGAGTACCTGCCTGGGTACAGATCGTACTGGAAGAGATCATCCGCTACCATAACGTTAAAAATATTCACGAAATATGGCCTAACCTGGCCATCTATATTCACGGTGGTGTAAGCTTTGAACCTTACCGGGAGAGTTTTCAGAAACTCCTGGGTAAACCTATTAACTTCATTGAGACCTATATGGCCTCTGAAGGTTCTTTCGGTTTCCAGGCCCGCCCCGGTGTTAAGGGGATCAAACTGGTCCTTAATGCCGGTATTTTCTATGAATTCATTCCATTCAACGAAGAGAACTTTGATGCGGACGGGGAAGTAAAACCCAATCCGAAATCTTATATGATCCATGAGGTGGTGGAAGATGTGGAATATGCTGTGATGTTATCTACCTGCGCAGGCGCATGGCGTTACCTGATCGGTGATGTGGTGAAATTCACTTCCGTAAAGGAACATGAGATCACGATCGTGGGCCGTACCAAACAGTTCCTCAGCCTGGCCGGGGAGCATATGAGCATCGATAATATGAACAAGGCGATCGATATCGTGCAAAAGAAACTGGGGATCAATATCCGTGAGTTCACGGTAGCGGGCCTCCCATATGAAAACCTCTTTGCACACCGCTGGTATATTGGAACGGATGCAGTAGATGTGGATGCCAATAAAGTGAGGGAGATCATAGACCAAACGATCTGCGAGGTGAATGATGACTATGCTGTGGAAAGGACCTCCGCACTGAAAGAAATATTTGTAGAAATATTACCCACCCAGGTATTTCTTGATTACCTGCGCTGTAAAGGAAAAGAAGGAGCCATGAATAAATTCCCGAGAGTGTTGAAAGGCGAGAAGCTGAAGGACTGGGAACAATTCCTGACCACTAAAGTTGCTGTGAAAGCATAA
- a CDS encoding acyl-CoA dehydrogenase family protein codes for MDTVVNSKAALKGAEFLVKESVASEVFIPEDFSEEQLMIKEMAEQFVAKEVTPVLERLDKLEEGLMPSLLDKAGEQGLLGAAFPESYGGLGKDFITATLINEALGAGHSFSVAMAAHTGIGSLPILYFGTDAQKNKYIPKLGSGEMKGAYALTEPNSGSDALSAKTTAKLSADGKFYLINGQKCWITNSGFADVFTVFAKIDGDKFTAFIVDKDTPGFTLGAEEHKMGIKGSSTRQIYFQDAQVPVENVLGEIGKGHLIAFNILNIGRLKLCAAALGGAKGSLNITIQYANTREQFKQPIANFGAIKHKLAEAAIRLWVCESALYRTAQLIDQKEQELLAEGKAFNEALLGAAEEYAVECAMLKVNGSEVLDYVVDEGVQVHGGNGFSDEYVISKAYRDSRINRIFEGTNEINRLLTLDMTLKRAMKGKLDLMTPAMNVMKELMSIPDFGNEDEGAFAKEKKIILNMKKAILMAAGGAVQKLMMKIDTEQEILMNIADMAIETFVSESALLRVIKLAALRGEEAVALQIDMVRTYLTDAADRVNKSGKDAINGFAEGDEQRMMLLGLKRFTKTEAFNTKEARRRIAAKLIADNKYSF; via the coding sequence ATGGATACCGTGGTTAACAGTAAAGCAGCCCTGAAAGGTGCAGAGTTCCTCGTTAAAGAGTCAGTGGCCTCCGAGGTTTTTATTCCCGAAGATTTTTCTGAAGAACAGTTGATGATCAAGGAAATGGCCGAACAATTCGTGGCCAAAGAAGTGACGCCTGTGCTGGAAAGGCTGGATAAACTGGAAGAAGGCCTCATGCCTTCCCTGCTGGATAAAGCAGGAGAACAAGGCCTCCTTGGAGCTGCATTCCCGGAATCCTACGGCGGGCTGGGGAAAGACTTCATCACTGCCACACTCATCAATGAAGCCCTGGGTGCCGGCCACTCTTTCTCCGTGGCCATGGCTGCACATACAGGCATTGGCTCCTTACCCATCCTCTACTTTGGCACTGATGCCCAAAAGAACAAATACATTCCCAAACTCGGCTCCGGTGAAATGAAAGGGGCCTATGCGCTCACAGAACCCAATTCCGGCTCTGATGCCTTAAGCGCCAAAACAACCGCCAAATTGAGTGCAGACGGGAAGTTTTATCTCATCAACGGGCAAAAATGCTGGATCACCAATTCCGGTTTTGCAGATGTGTTCACCGTATTCGCAAAAATAGACGGCGATAAATTCACCGCCTTCATTGTAGATAAAGATACCCCCGGTTTCACACTGGGCGCGGAAGAACATAAAATGGGGATCAAAGGCTCCTCTACCCGCCAGATCTATTTCCAGGACGCACAGGTACCTGTGGAAAATGTACTCGGCGAAATTGGGAAAGGCCACCTGATCGCTTTCAACATCCTTAATATTGGTCGCCTTAAACTCTGCGCAGCCGCACTGGGTGGAGCCAAAGGCAGTTTGAACATCACCATTCAATATGCCAATACCCGCGAACAGTTCAAACAACCCATCGCTAATTTCGGCGCTATCAAACATAAGCTCGCCGAAGCAGCCATCCGCCTGTGGGTTTGCGAATCTGCGCTCTACCGCACCGCACAGCTGATCGATCAGAAAGAACAGGAACTGCTGGCAGAAGGCAAAGCTTTCAATGAAGCCCTGCTGGGTGCCGCAGAGGAATACGCCGTGGAATGTGCCATGCTCAAAGTGAATGGCTCCGAAGTACTGGACTATGTTGTGGATGAAGGTGTACAGGTACATGGTGGTAACGGGTTCAGCGATGAATACGTGATCTCCAAAGCCTACAGGGATTCCCGCATCAACCGCATCTTTGAGGGCACCAACGAAATCAACCGCCTCCTCACACTGGACATGACGTTGAAACGTGCCATGAAAGGAAAACTGGACCTGATGACGCCTGCCATGAACGTCATGAAAGAACTCATGAGCATTCCGGACTTTGGCAATGAAGATGAAGGCGCATTCGCAAAAGAAAAGAAGATCATCCTCAACATGAAAAAGGCCATCCTCATGGCTGCCGGCGGTGCTGTGCAAAAACTCATGATGAAGATAGATACCGAGCAGGAAATACTCATGAACATTGCGGACATGGCCATTGAAACCTTTGTCAGCGAAAGCGCACTGCTCCGTGTGATCAAACTCGCAGCGCTTCGCGGAGAAGAAGCAGTAGCCCTGCAAATAGATATGGTACGTACTTATCTCACAGATGCAGCAGACCGTGTAAATAAATCCGGTAAAGATGCCATCAATGGTTTTGCAGAAGGAGATGAACAACGCATGATGCTGCTGGGCCTGAAACGCTTCACCAAAACAGAAGCCTTCAACACCAAAGAAGCCCGCAGAAGGATTGCCGCCAAATTGATCGCCGATAACAAGTATAGTTTTTAA
- a CDS encoding 2-oxoacid:ferredoxin oxidoreductase subunit beta, with amino-acid sequence MSTTTIPPQPLTAKDFTTDQEVRWCPGCGDYSILKQVQTIMPGLGIPRENIVIVSGIGCSSRFPYYMNTYGMHSIHGRATAIASGLKATRPELSVWIVTGDGDGLSIGGNHTIHLLRRNFDVNIMLFNNQIYGLTKGQYSPTSETNKVTKSTPFGSIDHPFNPMALAMGADATFIARSMDRDPKHLQEMLKRSHAHKGASFLEIYQNCNIFNDGAFEVFTEKSSKQDEAIFVEHGQPLIFGAQKNKGIRLNGHRPEVVSLEEGSGFSASDLWIHDENDFGKAQILTRMFDDPRIEGHLPRPFGVFYQIFRPTYDDIMAQQLQEATAKRGPGNLDKLIAGNETWTILA; translated from the coding sequence ATGTCAACAACTACTATCCCTCCGCAACCACTAACGGCCAAGGATTTTACAACGGACCAGGAAGTACGCTGGTGCCCGGGTTGTGGGGATTACTCCATATTGAAACAGGTACAAACCATCATGCCCGGTTTAGGTATACCTCGTGAGAATATTGTGATCGTTTCCGGTATCGGGTGTTCATCCCGTTTTCCTTATTATATGAATACCTATGGCATGCACTCCATCCATGGCCGTGCTACTGCTATTGCTTCCGGTTTGAAAGCTACCCGCCCTGAACTGAGCGTGTGGATCGTTACCGGAGACGGAGATGGTCTTTCCATTGGCGGTAACCATACCATCCACTTATTGCGCCGTAATTTTGATGTGAACATCATGTTGTTCAACAACCAGATCTACGGTCTTACAAAAGGACAATACTCACCTACTTCAGAAACCAATAAGGTCACCAAAAGTACCCCCTTCGGCAGTATCGACCATCCGTTCAATCCAATGGCCCTGGCCATGGGAGCAGATGCAACTTTTATTGCACGTAGTATGGACCGTGATCCCAAACACCTGCAGGAAATGCTGAAACGCAGTCATGCTCATAAAGGTGCTTCCTTCCTGGAGATCTATCAGAACTGTAACATCTTTAACGATGGTGCTTTTGAAGTGTTCACGGAAAAATCCAGCAAACAGGATGAAGCCATCTTCGTAGAACATGGCCAGCCGCTGATCTTCGGTGCACAGAAAAATAAAGGTATCCGCCTGAACGGCCATCGCCCTGAAGTAGTAAGCCTGGAAGAAGGTAGCGGATTCAGTGCTTCAGACCTCTGGATCCATGATGAAAATGATTTTGGTAAAGCCCAGATCCTCACACGCATGTTCGACGATCCACGCATTGAAGGACATTTGCCACGTCCTTTTGGTGTATTCTACCAGATCTTCAGACCAACGTATGATGATATCATGGCGCAACAATTACAGGAAGCTACCGCAAAACGCGGCCCGGGCAATCTGGATAAGCTGATTGCAGGTAATGAAACCTGGACCATCCTGGCTTGA
- a CDS encoding alpha/beta fold hydrolase: protein MKLSIPYLQSTFSGIVAGSGEELLICFHGFGESASHFSCIEPALGNNFTIVALDMPFHGNTLWQENRSFEKNDLEALIGKILERFGKQRFSLLGYSMGGRLAMCAVERMASRIGHLVLVAPDGLKNNPWHMFATQTRIGNRVFAYNTRNPALFFRLLTLWRRWGLLNESVYKFAFYSMDKLDKRQLVYNVWTNMRRMMPSKRKCKRLLAQYNIDTVLFFGRFDRVIPPAFGARFADGSFPCKLVVLEKGHQLLSEELGFIISQNIRSK, encoded by the coding sequence TTGAAACTCTCCATACCATATCTGCAAAGTACATTTTCCGGGATCGTTGCTGGTTCAGGGGAGGAGCTCCTGATCTGTTTTCATGGCTTTGGGGAAAGCGCATCGCATTTTAGTTGTATAGAACCTGCGCTGGGCAATAACTTTACGATTGTGGCGTTAGATATGCCCTTTCATGGGAATACCCTGTGGCAGGAGAACAGGAGCTTTGAGAAAAACGACCTGGAAGCGCTGATCGGAAAAATATTGGAAAGGTTTGGCAAACAAAGGTTCTCCCTTCTGGGTTATAGTATGGGTGGCAGACTGGCCATGTGTGCTGTGGAAAGGATGGCTTCCCGGATCGGGCACCTGGTACTGGTGGCACCGGACGGTCTGAAAAATAATCCCTGGCATATGTTTGCCACGCAAACAAGGATAGGCAACCGCGTTTTTGCATACAATACCCGGAATCCGGCTCTCTTCTTCAGACTGCTTACCTTGTGGCGCCGTTGGGGCCTGCTGAATGAAAGTGTGTACAAGTTTGCTTTTTACAGTATGGATAAGCTGGACAAGCGCCAGCTGGTATATAACGTTTGGACCAACATGCGGAGAATGATGCCTTCCAAGCGAAAATGTAAACGTCTATTGGCACAATATAATATTGACACAGTCTTATTCTTCGGAAGGTTCGACCGTGTGATACCTCCGGCTTTCGGAGCGCGTTTTGCAGACGGTTCTTTTCCCTGCAAGCTGGTAGTGCTTGAAAAAGGCCACCAGCTTTTATCAGAAGAACTGGGATTTATTATCAGTCAAAATATCAGGAGTAAGTAA